One window of Staphylococcus chromogenes genomic DNA carries:
- a CDS encoding phosphatase PAP2 family protein, which translates to MNFHQSLFNSYMTFVASYGDVLTCAILTIMTSIVLIVKKYYVFALWILGTVAGGGILGILLKNGLHRHRPYDHLLNDSGFSFPSGHSLSSTMIALLLLMVFIPKIHRTFLRRSAIIIVTVLWVSIMFSRLYFHAHFISDVFGGASLGILWVTLSLTLYNRLHLYFHHLKWLAHGKVFKVNVNI; encoded by the coding sequence ATGAACTTTCATCAGTCGCTATTTAATAGTTATATGACCTTTGTGGCATCTTACGGAGATGTGCTCACTTGTGCGATTTTAACGATAATGACTTCAATCGTTCTTATCGTTAAGAAATATTATGTGTTTGCGCTTTGGATACTCGGGACAGTCGCAGGCGGGGGAATATTAGGGATTTTGCTCAAAAATGGGCTTCATCGACATCGACCTTATGATCATTTACTGAACGATTCAGGATTTTCGTTTCCTAGCGGTCATTCCTTATCAAGTACGATGATTGCTTTACTTTTATTAATGGTATTTATTCCTAAAATCCATCGTACATTTTTAAGAAGAAGTGCGATTATCATCGTTACCGTGTTATGGGTAAGTATTATGTTTTCAAGACTCTATTTTCATGCACATTTTATTTCAGATGTGTTTGGAGGAGCCTCGTTAGGTATACTTTGGGTGACACTTTCACTCACGTTATATAACCGGTTACATCTTTATTTCCATCATTTAAAATGGTTGGCTCATGGAAAAGTGTTTAAAGTTAACGTCAACATATGA
- the rimM gene encoding ribosome maturation factor RimM (Essential for efficient processing of 16S rRNA), producing MIVEVGKIINTHGIKGEVKIQSHSDFTDIRFQPGEVLQVEDKGQTLTLTVRTHRMHKGLHMLTFEGYQNINDIEHLKGQKIYQERDHADIQLEEHEFYYSDIIGCTVVDGDRPIGRVTEIFETGANDVWVVKGEKEHLIPYIEDVVKEVDIDARRIVITPMEGLLNE from the coding sequence ATGATTGTAGAAGTAGGTAAAATTATTAACACCCATGGAATAAAAGGCGAAGTCAAAATACAGTCTCATTCAGATTTTACTGATATTCGCTTTCAACCCGGTGAGGTCCTTCAAGTCGAGGATAAAGGCCAAACGCTAACGTTAACAGTACGAACACATCGGATGCATAAAGGGTTACATATGCTCACATTTGAAGGTTATCAAAATATCAATGATATTGAACATTTGAAAGGGCAAAAAATATATCAAGAGCGTGATCACGCGGATATACAATTAGAAGAACATGAATTCTATTATTCTGATATTATCGGTTGCACTGTTGTTGATGGTGACCGTCCAATCGGTCGCGTCACTGAAATTTTCGAAACAGGCGCCAATGATGTTTGGGTCGTTAAAGGTGAAAAAGAGCACCTTATTCCTTATATTGAAGATGTTGTAAAAGAAGTCGATATCGATGCACGTCGAATTGTCATTACACCGATGGAAGGACTGTTAAACGAATGA
- the rplS gene encoding 50S ribosomal protein L19 — MTNHKLIEAVTKSQLRDDIPTFRAGDTLRVHVRIVEGSRERIQVFEGVVIKRRGGGISETFTVRKISSGVGVERTFPLHTPKIEKIELKRRGKVRRAKLYYLRSLRGKAARIQEIR; from the coding sequence ATGACAAACCACAAATTAATCGAAGCAGTAACGAAATCACAACTACGTGACGATATTCCAACATTCCGTGCTGGTGATACTTTACGTGTACACGTACGTATCGTCGAAGGTTCACGTGAACGTATCCAAGTATTCGAAGGTGTTGTAATCAAACGTCGTGGTGGCGGTATTTCTGAAACATTTACAGTTCGTAAAATTTCATCTGGTGTAGGTGTTGAACGTACATTCCCATTACACACACCAAAAATCGAAAAAATCGAATTAAAACGTCGTGGTAAAGTACGCCGTGCGAAACTTTACTACTTACGTAGCTTACGTGGTAAAGCAGCACGTATTCAAGAAATTCGCTAA
- the trmD gene encoding tRNA (guanosine(37)-N1)-methyltransferase TrmD, translated as MRIDYLTLFPEMFEGVLNTSILKRAQDKGVLTTKTINFRDYANNKHHQVDDYPFGGGQGMVLKPEPIFNAMRDLETSDATRVILMTPQGKPFNQKHAESLAKADHLVFVCGHYEGYDERIRENLVTDEFSVGDFVLTGGELPAMVMTDAIVRLIPDVLGNQVSHEDDSFSSGLLEYPQYTRPREFEGHAVPDVLLSGNHAHIEKWRREQSLKRTLEKRPDLLEHYPLTKEEQKIVDSHKNALKKN; from the coding sequence ATGAGAATCGATTATTTAACACTTTTTCCAGAAATGTTTGAGGGTGTATTAAATACTTCCATTTTGAAGCGTGCACAAGATAAGGGCGTTCTAACGACAAAGACGATTAACTTTAGAGATTATGCAAATAATAAACATCATCAGGTGGATGATTATCCTTTTGGGGGTGGGCAAGGCATGGTACTAAAACCAGAACCCATCTTTAATGCCATGCGTGATCTTGAAACATCTGATGCGACGCGCGTGATTTTAATGACGCCTCAAGGAAAACCATTTAATCAAAAACACGCAGAGTCACTCGCAAAAGCAGATCATCTCGTCTTTGTTTGCGGTCATTATGAAGGTTATGATGAGCGGATTCGAGAAAATCTAGTGACGGATGAATTTTCCGTGGGCGATTTCGTTTTAACAGGGGGAGAATTACCGGCGATGGTCATGACTGATGCTATTGTGCGACTCATTCCTGATGTTTTAGGGAATCAAGTGTCACACGAAGATGACTCGTTTTCAAGCGGATTGCTAGAATATCCTCAGTATACGAGACCCCGAGAATTTGAAGGTCATGCGGTGCCGGACGTCCTTCTATCAGGAAATCATGCCCATATTGAAAAATGGCGTCGAGAACAATCATTGAAACGTACACTGGAAAAACGTCCAGACTTACTTGAACATTATCCATTAACAAAGGAAGAACAAAAAATTGTAGATTCACACAAAAATGCATTGAAAAAGAACTAA
- the rpsP gene encoding 30S ribosomal protein S16, which produces MAVKIRLTRLGSKRNPFYRIVVADARAPRDGRIIEQIGTYNPAAVNAPEVKINEELALKWLKEGAKPTDTVHNILSREGILKTFDEQKKAK; this is translated from the coding sequence ATGGCAGTTAAAATTCGTTTAACACGTTTAGGTTCAAAAAGAAATCCATTCTACCGTATCGTAGTTGCAGATGCACGTGCACCACGTGATGGTCGCATCATCGAGCAAATCGGTACTTACAACCCAGCAGCAGTCAATGCACCTGAGGTTAAAATTAACGAAGAATTAGCACTTAAATGGTTAAAAGAGGGTGCTAAACCAACAGATACAGTTCACAACATTCTTTCTCGTGAAGGTATCTTAAAAACTTTTGACGAACAAAAGAAAGCAAAATAA